Proteins from one Mycobacterium sp. HUMS_12744610 genomic window:
- a CDS encoding DHA2 family efflux MFS transporter permease subunit, translating to MVTATRPSPRGGRRTGPGRDVATRRSRRWPSGARLAGSPWSALWAMMIGFFMIMVDSTIVAIANPTIMADLNIGYDAVVWVTSAYLLGYAVVLLVAGRLGDRFGPKNLYLIGLVVFTVASMWCGLAGSAGMLVAARVVQGVGAGVLTPQTLSTITRIFPAHRRGVAVSVWGATAGVASLVGPLAGGVLVDGLGWEWIFFVNVPIGVAGLALAVWLVPALPTQAHRFDPLGVGLSGAGIFLIVFALQQGQAAHWQPWIWAMIVAGAGFVCAFVYWQSVNHREPLVPLVVFADRDFSLCAAGVAITAFATTGMMLPVTFYAQTVCGLSPTRSALLIAPMAIANGVLAPFVGRIVDRYHPRPVLGFGFSMLAVALTWLSFEMGPDTPVWRLVLPFLALGVGNAFVWSPLTATATRNLPARLAGAGSGVYNAIRQLGAVLGSAAMAAFMASRIGAEMPPHAGSPEHAGALRLPGFLRDPFSAAMAQSMLLPAFIALFGILAALFLVGFAPSVITRAGADEPGRPVGGPVVGADDDDDYVEVILRREAAAGYGRHSSGR from the coding sequence ATGGTCACGGCGACACGCCCGTCGCCCCGGGGAGGCCGGCGCACGGGGCCCGGCCGCGACGTCGCCACCCGCCGGTCCCGGCGGTGGCCGTCGGGCGCCCGGCTCGCTGGAAGCCCGTGGTCGGCGCTGTGGGCGATGATGATCGGTTTCTTCATGATCATGGTCGACTCGACCATCGTCGCGATCGCGAACCCGACCATCATGGCCGACCTGAACATCGGGTACGACGCCGTGGTGTGGGTGACCAGCGCCTACCTGCTGGGCTATGCGGTCGTGTTGCTGGTGGCGGGGCGCCTGGGTGACCGGTTCGGTCCCAAGAATCTCTACCTGATCGGCCTGGTGGTGTTCACGGTCGCCTCGATGTGGTGCGGGCTGGCGGGCAGCGCCGGCATGCTGGTGGCGGCCCGCGTCGTGCAGGGTGTCGGCGCCGGGGTGCTGACACCGCAGACGTTGTCCACGATCACCCGCATATTCCCGGCGCACCGGCGCGGTGTGGCGGTCAGCGTGTGGGGCGCCACCGCCGGGGTGGCCAGCCTGGTGGGGCCGCTGGCCGGCGGCGTGCTGGTCGACGGGCTGGGCTGGGAGTGGATCTTCTTCGTCAACGTGCCCATCGGCGTCGCCGGACTGGCGCTGGCGGTGTGGCTGGTTCCGGCGCTGCCCACGCAGGCGCACCGGTTCGACCCGCTCGGCGTCGGGTTGTCGGGGGCGGGCATATTCCTGATCGTCTTCGCCCTGCAGCAGGGCCAGGCCGCGCATTGGCAGCCTTGGATCTGGGCGATGATCGTCGCCGGCGCCGGGTTCGTCTGCGCGTTCGTCTACTGGCAGTCGGTCAACCACCGGGAGCCGCTGGTTCCGCTGGTCGTCTTCGCAGACCGCGACTTCAGCCTGTGCGCCGCCGGGGTGGCCATCACGGCTTTCGCGACGACTGGGATGATGCTGCCGGTCACGTTCTACGCGCAGACCGTGTGCGGGCTGTCGCCGACCCGCTCGGCCCTGCTGATCGCACCGATGGCCATCGCCAACGGCGTGCTGGCGCCCTTCGTCGGCAGGATCGTCGACCGCTATCACCCGCGGCCGGTGCTCGGCTTCGGCTTTTCGATGCTGGCGGTCGCGCTGACGTGGCTGTCGTTCGAGATGGGCCCCGACACCCCGGTGTGGCGGCTGGTGTTGCCGTTCCTGGCGCTGGGGGTGGGCAACGCGTTCGTCTGGTCGCCGCTGACCGCGACGGCCACCCGCAATCTGCCGGCGCGCCTCGCCGGCGCCGGCTCGGGGGTCTACAACGCGATCCGCCAGCTGGGGGCCGTGCTGGGCAGCGCCGCCATGGCCGCGTTCATGGCCTCGCGGATCGGCGCGGAGATGCCGCCCCACGCGGGGAGTCCGGAGCATGCCGGGGCGCTGCGACTGCCCGGGTTCCTGCGCGACCCGTTCTCGGCCGCGATGGCGCAGTCGATGCTCCTGCCCGCGTTCATCGCGTTGTTCGGGATCCTCGCGGCGCTGTTTCTGGTCGGGTTCGCGCCCTCGGTGATCACCCGTGCGGGCGCCGACGAGCCGGGCCGGCCCGTGGGTGGCCCCGTCGTCGGCGCTGACGATGACGATGACTATGTCGAGGTGATACTGCGCCGCGAAGCCGCCGCCGGCTACGGCAGGCACTCCTCCGGCAGGTAG
- a CDS encoding glycine betaine ABC transporter substrate-binding protein translates to MSVGRLAALLLAALLVVAGCGSDDHRATPLVVGSRPDPESTLLAALYVAALRSYGFAADARTGADPMAQLDSGAFLVVPAFTGRTLHALQPDAPALSDKQVYRAMVAALPEGIAAGDYTTAAEDKPVVLVTGATARAWGGSDTGAELAALPKHCAGLVLGAVSGRRTPPSVGSCKLPAAREFPDDATMFAALRDARLTAAWATTADPSIPPDLVALADGKPALIRAENVVPLYRRNALSERQLLAVNEVAGVLDTAALAGMRRQVAGGADPQAVAGGWLAEHPLGR, encoded by the coding sequence TGAGTGTCGGCAGGCTGGCGGCGCTGCTGCTCGCCGCCCTGCTGGTGGTCGCCGGCTGCGGCAGCGACGACCACCGCGCCACCCCGCTGGTCGTCGGATCCCGCCCCGACCCCGAGTCGACGCTGCTGGCCGCCCTCTACGTGGCGGCGCTGCGGTCCTACGGCTTCGCGGCGGACGCGCGCACCGGCGCCGACCCGATGGCACAGCTGGACTCCGGCGCGTTCCTCGTCGTCCCCGCCTTTACCGGCCGGACGCTGCACGCGTTGCAACCGGACGCTCCGGCGCTCTCCGACAAGCAGGTGTACCGGGCCATGGTCGCCGCCCTGCCCGAGGGCATCGCCGCCGGTGACTACACGACGGCCGCGGAGGACAAACCCGTCGTGCTGGTCACCGGGGCCACCGCCCGGGCGTGGGGCGGCAGTGACACCGGCGCCGAGCTCGCCGCTCTGCCCAAACATTGCGCCGGGCTCGTCCTCGGGGCGGTTTCCGGGCGCCGCACACCCCCGTCGGTCGGCTCCTGCAAGCTCCCCGCCGCGCGCGAATTCCCCGACGATGCAACGATGTTCGCCGCGCTGCGGGATGCGCGGCTGACGGCGGCGTGGGCCACCACCGCCGACCCAAGCATTCCCCCCGACCTGGTCGCGCTGGCCGACGGCAAGCCCGCGCTGATCCGCGCCGAGAACGTCGTGCCGCTGTACCGCCGTAACGCCTTGAGCGAACGCCAGTTGCTGGCGGTCAACGAAGTGGCCGGAGTGCTCGACACCGCGGCGCTGGCCGGGATGCGCCGCCAGGTCGCAGGCGGTGCCGATCCGCAGGCCGTGGCCGGGGGATGGCTGGCCGAACACCCGCTGGGCCGTTAG
- a CDS encoding SDR family NAD(P)-dependent oxidoreductase: MQGFAGKVAVVTGAGSGIGRALAIELARSGAKLAISDVDVDGLAETEQQVKALGAAVKSDRLDVTEREAFLAYADAVAEHFGKVNQIYNNAGIAFSGDIEVSQFKDIERVMDVDYWGVVNGTKAFLPHLIASGDGHVVNISSVFGLFSVPGQAAYNSAKFAVRGFTEALRQEMILAGRPVGVTTVHPGGIKTAIARNATAAEGLDRDELARTFDKQMARTSPQRAAEIILDAVRKNKARVLVGGDAKVLDILVRLTGSGYQQLFSPVMRRMLPPTR, translated from the coding sequence ATGCAAGGGTTCGCCGGAAAAGTCGCCGTGGTCACCGGCGCGGGTTCGGGTATCGGCCGGGCGCTGGCCATCGAGTTGGCCCGCTCGGGCGCCAAGCTGGCGATCAGCGACGTCGACGTGGACGGACTGGCCGAAACCGAGCAGCAGGTCAAGGCGCTCGGGGCCGCGGTCAAGTCCGACCGGCTCGACGTCACCGAGCGCGAGGCGTTCCTGGCCTACGCCGACGCCGTCGCCGAGCACTTCGGCAAGGTCAACCAGATCTATAACAACGCCGGCATCGCCTTCAGCGGCGACATCGAGGTCAGCCAGTTCAAGGACATCGAACGGGTGATGGACGTCGACTACTGGGGCGTCGTCAACGGGACCAAGGCGTTCCTCCCGCACCTGATCGCCTCCGGCGACGGGCACGTCGTCAACATCTCGAGCGTGTTCGGGCTGTTCTCGGTGCCGGGGCAGGCCGCCTACAACTCCGCCAAGTTCGCCGTCCGCGGCTTCACCGAGGCGCTGCGGCAGGAGATGATCCTGGCGGGTCGCCCGGTGGGCGTGACCACGGTTCATCCCGGCGGCATCAAGACCGCGATCGCGCGCAATGCCACCGCCGCCGAGGGGCTCGACCGTGACGAACTGGCCAGGACGTTCGACAAGCAGATGGCGCGGACCAGCCCGCAGCGGGCCGCCGAGATCATCCTGGACGCGGTGCGCAAGAACAAGGCCCGGGTGCTGGTCGGCGGCGACGCCAAGGTGCTCGACATCCTGGTGCGGCTGACCGGGTCGGGCTACCAGCAGCTGTTCAGCCCGGTGATGCGCCGGATGCTGCCCCCCACGCGCTAA